The following are from one region of the Nitrospirota bacterium genome:
- a CDS encoding 4Fe-4S binding protein gives MLKDRVINQISNDTDIIRINQSRCLRMRFNKNSCNKCREACHAGAITISEGVIIDRNVCSGCMLCVPACPSDCFEIATLDFYSIIAGLRKIQSPVLGCNVRSDLKAHEKTFCLGFLSGEHIIALLAFMQEPLQINLTLCADCRNGSIVDAIRKRLDIIGTRIVSDAFDKIRLVKDKADLDFQEVSYDRRDFFMAMKNLTFMQAARLFGNETAKDDIRAYSAKKLPLKRELLNRSLNVFRGEIYKELLKNYYYTITVNRSCNGCFACIGMCPTGALKIGNIGNDRGLFFNSSLCSGCGLCENFCTNNSICIERGFSGGDLFEFNLCYSEPFTCQAV, from the coding sequence ATGTTAAAAGACAGGGTAATCAATCAAATTTCCAATGATACCGATATTATCAGAATCAATCAGTCAAGGTGTCTGCGGATGCGGTTCAATAAAAATTCGTGCAATAAATGCAGGGAAGCCTGCCATGCAGGCGCAATTACAATAAGTGAAGGCGTAATTATTGATAGGAATGTCTGCTCTGGGTGTATGCTTTGTGTACCGGCATGCCCTTCGGACTGCTTCGAGATAGCGACATTAGATTTTTATTCAATAATTGCAGGGTTAAGAAAAATCCAATCTCCTGTTCTGGGCTGTAATGTAAGGTCAGATTTAAAGGCGCATGAAAAGACCTTCTGTCTCGGTTTTTTATCCGGGGAACATATTATAGCCCTTCTGGCTTTTATGCAGGAACCATTACAGATTAATCTAACATTGTGTGCAGATTGTAGAAATGGGTCTATCGTTGATGCCATCAGGAAGAGATTAGATATTATTGGCACAAGAATTGTTAGTGATGCCTTTGATAAAATAAGGCTTGTGAAAGATAAAGCTGACTTAGACTTTCAGGAGGTCTCCTATGACCGCAGGGATTTTTTCATGGCCATGAAGAATCTCACCTTTATGCAAGCTGCCAGACTATTTGGCAATGAGACAGCGAAAGATGATATACGGGCTTACTCCGCTAAGAAACTGCCATTAAAAAGGGAATTGTTGAACAGATCTCTGAATGTCTTTCGAGGAGAAATTTATAAAGAGTTGTTGAAAAATTACTATTACACTATTACTGTTAATAGAAGTTGTAATGGCTGCTTCGCCTGTATAGGGATGTGTCCAACAGGAGCCCTGAAAATTGGAAACATAGGGAATGATAGGGGATTATTCTTTAATAGCTCTCTGTGTTCCGGATGCGGTCTGTGTGAGAATTTCTGCACGAATAATTCGATTTGTATTGAAAGAGGCTTTTCTGGGGGCGA
- a CDS encoding molecular chaperone TorD family protein, with amino-acid sequence MGKAISHYSNEDLAIDYAKLFVGPYELNAPPYGSVYLDGERRVMGDSTMEVIDMYQQAGLSIDDDFKEVPDHITAELEFMYYLIFKEIEAIGRSEIERVEQFVKTQEQFLNKFLGQWIKPFCEKIKEGTDNEFYITLADCVSTFVLNSNPSGNIRELLGKRTQKVLN; translated from the coding sequence ATGGGAAAAGCAATTTCCCATTACAGCAATGAAGACCTTGCTATTGATTATGCAAAACTCTTCGTAGGGCCCTATGAGCTTAATGCCCCGCCTTACGGTTCAGTATATCTTGACGGTGAAAGAAGGGTTATGGGAGATTCTACGATGGAAGTTATAGATATGTATCAACAGGCAGGGCTTTCGATCGATGATGATTTCAAAGAGGTGCCAGACCACATAACTGCAGAACTTGAATTTATGTATTACCTGATTTTTAAAGAGATAGAGGCCATAGGAAGATCTGAAATAGAGAGAGTTGAACAATTCGTGAAGACACAGGAACAATTTTTAAATAAATTCTTAGGGCAGTGGATTAAACCTTTTTGCGAAAAGATAAAAGAGGGTACGGATAATGAATTTTATATCACCCTCGCTGATTGCGTTTCTACATTTGTTTTAAATTCCAATCCATCTGGTAATATCCGGGAACTCCTGGGGAAAAGAACTCAGAAGGTTTTAAATTGA
- a CDS encoding 4Fe-4S dicluster domain-containing protein, translating into MPKYGMVIDLQKCVGCGACAIACKTENNTQDRTKGQTFNWADLIFKTEGNFPNVKFTAMPVLCNHCTDAPCVAACPVTPKAMHKHENGMTIHNQERCIGCRQCQRACPYSSEDMDKSKAAYSVISFNDFTDEVHPFYKDTKELIPNCTASGAEVAKRAGDVPPHRTLYKHSDYASVREKGKVEKCIFCEHRVLNGELPYCVVSCPAKARVFGDLSDPNSEASQLLKKHKAVNLKNNKGELVKAGEKGTRPNVYYIRSFKVATKKEAAKVKKA; encoded by the coding sequence ATGCCTAAATACGGAATGGTCATAGATTTACAAAAATGTGTCGGCTGTGGTGCATGTGCAATTGCATGCAAGACTGAGAACAATACACAGGACAGGACAAAGGGCCAGACATTTAACTGGGCGGACTTAATTTTTAAGACAGAGGGCAACTTCCCGAATGTCAAGTTTACGGCAATGCCGGTTCTCTGCAATCACTGCACAGATGCGCCATGTGTGGCTGCATGCCCTGTAACACCAAAGGCAATGCATAAACATGAAAATGGAATGACAATCCACAACCAGGAGAGATGTATTGGATGCCGCCAGTGCCAGAGGGCATGTCCTTACAGTTCAGAAGACATGGATAAGAGCAAGGCAGCATACAGCGTGATAAGCTTCAATGACTTTACCGACGAAGTTCATCCATTTTACAAAGACACAAAGGAGCTTATTCCTAACTGCACTGCTTCAGGCGCTGAGGTTGCGAAAAGGGCAGGCGATGTTCCTCCTCACAGGACGCTTTATAAACACTCAGACTATGCAAGCGTGAGGGAAAAAGGCAAGGTTGAAAAATGCATCTTCTGTGAACACAGGGTGCTTAACGGCGAACTGCCTTACTGCGTTGTCTCATGTCCTGCAAAGGCAAGGGTATTCGGAGACCTTTCAGACCCTAATAGCGAGGCAAGCCAGTTGCTTAAAAAACATAAGGCCGTTAATCTGAAAAACAACAAGGGTGAATTGGTGAAGGCCGGAGAGAAAGGCACAAGGCCAAATGTTTACTACATAAGGAGTTTCAAGGTAGCAACTAAAAAGGAAGCAGCAAAAGTCAAAAAGGCGTAA